The genomic interval TTCCTTCCAATATTCTTCCGCATGGGTTGATTCAAAGGGAATGCTTGGATACGGAAAGTATGAAGCACGGATTAAAATTCCTACTACAAAAGGAATTTGGCCTGCGTTTTGGTTGTTCAACGGAGAAAATAATCACCGATATGAAATTGATATTTTTGAATTTTGGAACGAAACTAATTGTTTGAATCGTTACAAGAAAAACCGTTTATCGAAAAATCCCCATTTTACAATTCACGGAGATAGCATTAATCGGGGAAGTTCGCATTGTGCAGATGACATGTATCCTTGTTATGGAAATTGGGGGAATTCTAAAATAGATTATGGAAAAGACTTTCATGTCTACGCCTTAGAATGGGATTACTACAAAATCATTTGGTACATTGATGGAGAAATAGTTCATTCGTTATATCGGTTTAGCGGAAAAGGAGGTGAAATGATTGATTGTAATAATGTAGAACTTGGTGCGGTATACAAAGTGAATGAATCATGGCCATTTACTGATAAAATGACGGTACGATTTAATTTAGCCATTCAGTACAATCGCAATCAGTATGAAGCAGGTTCAGACTCCGATTTCCCAAGTACAATGGAAGTAGATTATTTTAGATTCTACAAGAAGGAACAGACTCGTCAGTAATCTTATTTAACTAAAAAGCCTCGATTTCACACATGCGAAATCGAGGCTTTTAGTTTTTTTCTAGAATACTATAGTGTAACTAGCTCTTATTTATCTTGTGTACCTTCTATTTGAATAGGTGTATTTGGAGTTGCTGCAGCAGGCATGATGTTCAATAGCTCAATATCAAACACTAAATCTGAGTACGGAGGAATTGCTCCAGGTCGTCCAGCAGCACCATACGCTTTGAAGTAAGGAATAACAAAAACTCCTCTTGCACCTTTGCTCATAATAGAGATTGCTTCATCGTATCCTGGAATCATTTGTCCAGAATCGTGTGTGAAATCTAATGGTTGATTACGATCACGAGATGAGTCGAATTTTGTTCCATTTAAGAAAGTTCCAATATATTGAGTAGATACTTTATCTCCTTTTTTCGCTTTTTCGCCATTTCCTTGTGTTTGGATGACATAAACTAATCCAGAAGCAGTTTGCTGTGCTGTTGGGTATTTTTTGCGAATCTCGGCCAACAAATACACGCTATATTCAGCTTCACTCATTGCAGCACATTTTGAAATACGCTCTTTTTCAATAGCATCTAATTTTGCTTGTT from Fluviicola taffensis DSM 16823 carries:
- a CDS encoding glycoside hydrolase family 16 protein — translated: MKRIQILIIFSFLMGNEAIAQCFDNTTVTITQTDCIPCDDQTWVLKFEDNFDRKELGSKNWEIPYQGVLAGYDFSNSGSKTWYANTGSTPSLPPSNNIAIENGVLKLIARKESSPIAGKYVVNWGTNPPTKDSSSFQYSSAWVDSKGMLGYGKYEARIKIPTTKGIWPAFWLFNGENNHRYEIDIFEFWNETNCLNRYKKNRLSKNPHFTIHGDSINRGSSHCADDMYPCYGNWGNSKIDYGKDFHVYALEWDYYKIIWYIDGEIVHSLYRFSGKGGEMIDCNNVELGAVYKVNESWPFTDKMTVRFNLAIQYNRNQYEAGSDSDFPSTMEVDYFRFYKKEQTRQ